Proteins encoded by one window of Salmonirosea aquatica:
- a CDS encoding c-type cytochrome gives MAGCVECHTPAERGQIVAEKKFSGGREFALPMGTLHTPNITPDKETGIGTWTKEAFVARFKAYADSSYVPQKVGPGEMQTIMPWMMYAGMTEKDLGAIYTYLMSIDPIKNKVPEKFTPGNKTVALR, from the coding sequence ATGGCCGGCTGCGTGGAATGCCATACCCCCGCCGAGCGGGGGCAGATTGTGGCGGAGAAAAAATTCTCCGGTGGAAGGGAATTTGCCCTGCCTATGGGTACCCTCCACACACCCAATATTACGCCTGACAAAGAAACCGGGATAGGTACCTGGACCAAAGAAGCCTTTGTGGCGCGTTTCAAGGCGTACGCCGACAGCAGCTATGTGCCCCAAAAAGTGGGTCCCGGCGAGATGCAGACCATCATGCCGTGGATGATGTATGCGGGCATGACCGAAAAAGACCTGGGCGCCATTTACACCTACCTGATGAGTATTGACCCCATTAAAAACAAGGTACCCGAGAAATTCACACCTGGCAACAAGACCGTAGCGCTGCGCTAG